The Aureispira anguillae genome contains a region encoding:
- a CDS encoding CHAT domain-containing protein, whose protein sequence is MYIRFLFGLFFLFFTTILYGQNVDPDELAEAQKKLTEAQTLYSKEHIEYAKAAINLALLYYKDENADSDEGDSLVLPALKIIRKEKGTTDSSYHHALALLPPARSALLDAYLDLQEALVQEGKYSPLYAQKLLKSAAVYLSLEDFEGHFLTVQAYQILAKLSTEAAKPVYDYAKQHIDPVIIRLAKSQVHLQQLLKTEPQSIATADALIHFAGLSIQYNDYRTAYTETDTSYFYIQTALAIYKEKLGKTHKKYKKAFATFTKKMQLFYPIEKDMLNRIKQHATANDQFIIDLRPFLKGVDTTTFIFYGIESVFEWVRTDLKRHHGGSNSKYYAIIQAMEETWDLTELESKIAIQKSIVKQVQTEFGKISEPYVKALINLANLYVKDSDYINAFKPYSKAFQILDEIELNLPFDANSEETLFQKYIRTIAPPWNTFITNEHNLSIQSAIYGEQSNEYLTTLFQTAWDYLKNDDLRSKGDPYFKKGMKGLSEKNFFIATNWVDSLLRRDPEYNLPIVAEVLPKVFPLVNLKQALQFTLDSLTNEYGNYSVEYGNALEVLADGYFYAQNTPKSADEALRLYRKILTIYKSKEGVEYSYLRLLKRLVKNIEQANPWSIDESSYFFEELGKTLQYQKIDDLAYATYLGRYANWHYKGERIIAAEPHYQQLINIYKNKSEQEQTNVTHVQALYNLARIYRKTGRYTTAVNAYYVALAASKASNNWTLIIRCFDDLGLIAHKKNKIDFALQLFGNALKVLELVEKFLPEKDRYHDFQTALQYTKIMRHIGRLYLDEGAIEMAESYYDKIKAFERDENSPVSFKRDISLRSDLAHLAELKGDTLKAIRYYRAAIRQLKDKGELADVNIAFANFYSKNEQDSMAAIYFTDALKIDLEQIEQNYTNLSEKERLLFLAPIAKRINLFFNFVVEHPDSNLILTAFNAHLMVKGLALETSTNLQSVCMATENIAIQNKCHQMQALRKQLAKSTALPLDVQDEINAQIVSLEKEIGISSKDLRAFFGKNNKKLDFSQLQKILYAMETDDSLAIAIDFLVLNEIDENEEEQAIYYAAIVNSHTNLPQFVRLATEEELEDVLAPDIAPNTINYITDELESRYLYELVWEPILPYIDSSKRLHICPTGMLSKIAFGTLRSNDYTQRRIMDDWSIHYYSSFRDLLTPQIHETVKESANIGLIGGVEFTFTKQETERLAESIGIPSIEVEEALDQKAQPTAYSRGSRGEDFNYLPGTLKEVKAISQLFPSGWVVQLLSDTLATEENLTIMTDNSPTILHIATHGYFFPTPPKEDHENDQWLSNSKKTQSLEDKIANLSNPLLRSGLALGGINRVWKGGEEIEGLEDGILTALEVANMDLFRTQLVVLSACETGRGDIDNNEGIMGLRRAFKTAGAKQLIISLWKVPDQQTSELMQLFYKGYINGKTAHKAFEQAQHIMRKRYRNPYYWAAFLLIE, encoded by the coding sequence ATGTATATTAGGTTTTTATTTGGCTTATTTTTTTTATTCTTTACAACAATACTTTATGGTCAAAATGTTGATCCAGATGAGTTGGCGGAAGCACAGAAAAAACTAACAGAAGCCCAAACACTTTATAGCAAAGAACACATAGAATATGCCAAAGCTGCCATTAACTTAGCGCTGTTATACTATAAAGACGAAAATGCAGATTCTGACGAAGGTGATTCATTGGTGCTTCCTGCTCTAAAAATAATTCGAAAAGAAAAAGGAACCACTGATAGCAGTTATCATCACGCACTAGCTTTGCTTCCTCCTGCTCGATCAGCATTATTAGATGCTTATTTGGACCTTCAAGAAGCCTTGGTTCAGGAGGGAAAATACTCTCCTTTGTACGCCCAAAAGTTGCTAAAATCTGCGGCTGTTTATTTATCACTCGAAGATTTTGAAGGGCACTTTTTAACCGTTCAAGCTTACCAAATTTTAGCAAAACTCTCCACAGAAGCAGCAAAACCCGTTTATGATTATGCCAAGCAACACATTGACCCCGTCATTATTCGCTTAGCCAAAAGTCAAGTTCATCTACAACAATTACTTAAGACCGAACCTCAGTCTATTGCTACAGCAGATGCCTTGATTCATTTTGCAGGGCTATCCATCCAATATAATGACTACAGAACAGCCTATACCGAAACCGATACCAGTTATTTTTATATTCAGACGGCACTGGCTATTTACAAAGAGAAACTAGGTAAGACACACAAAAAATATAAAAAAGCCTTTGCTACTTTTACCAAAAAAATGCAACTGTTTTATCCTATAGAAAAGGATATGTTAAATCGAATCAAACAGCATGCTACTGCCAACGACCAATTTATCATTGATTTGAGACCTTTTCTAAAGGGTGTGGATACTACTACTTTTATATTCTATGGAATAGAAAGTGTATTTGAATGGGTAAGAACAGACTTAAAGAGGCATCATGGTGGCAGTAATAGTAAGTACTATGCCATCATTCAAGCCATGGAAGAAACTTGGGATTTGACGGAATTGGAAAGTAAAATTGCAATCCAAAAAAGCATTGTTAAACAAGTACAAACAGAATTTGGAAAAATAAGCGAACCTTACGTTAAAGCTCTTATCAATCTAGCCAATTTATATGTTAAAGATAGTGATTATATCAATGCCTTTAAACCCTATTCCAAAGCATTTCAAATTCTAGACGAAATAGAACTCAATCTCCCTTTTGATGCCAATAGCGAAGAAACACTCTTTCAAAAATATATCCGAACCATTGCCCCGCCTTGGAATACCTTCATCACCAATGAACACAACCTAAGCATTCAATCGGCTATTTATGGTGAACAGAGCAATGAATATCTAACAACATTATTCCAAACGGCTTGGGATTATCTCAAAAATGACGATTTAAGAAGCAAAGGCGATCCTTATTTCAAAAAGGGAATGAAAGGGCTTTCAGAGAAAAATTTCTTTATTGCAACTAATTGGGTAGATTCTTTGCTTCGACGAGACCCCGAATACAACCTTCCGATTGTAGCAGAAGTACTTCCAAAAGTTTTTCCTTTGGTCAATCTAAAACAAGCCTTGCAGTTCACGTTAGATAGCCTAACTAATGAATATGGAAATTATAGTGTTGAATATGGCAATGCTTTAGAAGTACTCGCAGATGGTTATTTTTATGCCCAAAACACTCCCAAAAGTGCCGATGAAGCCTTGCGTTTGTATCGAAAAATATTAACCATCTACAAATCAAAAGAAGGGGTAGAATATAGTTATTTAAGGCTATTAAAACGATTGGTCAAGAATATTGAACAAGCTAACCCATGGTCTATTGATGAGAGTAGTTATTTCTTTGAAGAGCTAGGCAAGACGCTCCAGTACCAGAAAATTGACGACTTAGCATACGCTACTTATTTAGGACGTTATGCCAATTGGCATTACAAAGGAGAACGCATTATTGCAGCAGAGCCTCATTATCAACAATTAATTAATATTTACAAAAATAAGTCTGAGCAAGAGCAAACCAATGTTACTCATGTACAGGCTTTGTATAACTTAGCGAGAATTTATCGCAAAACAGGACGTTACACCACAGCCGTTAACGCTTATTATGTTGCTTTAGCAGCCAGTAAGGCAAGCAACAATTGGACGCTTATTATTCGTTGTTTTGACGATTTAGGCTTAATTGCACACAAAAAAAACAAAATAGACTTTGCGCTACAACTGTTTGGCAATGCATTAAAAGTCTTAGAATTGGTAGAAAAATTTCTCCCCGAAAAAGATCGTTACCACGATTTTCAAACCGCACTTCAATATACCAAAATAATGCGCCACATCGGAAGGCTTTATTTGGATGAAGGAGCCATAGAAATGGCAGAATCTTATTATGATAAAATTAAAGCATTTGAACGAGATGAAAATAGTCCTGTTTCTTTTAAACGAGATATATCACTACGATCTGATTTAGCTCATTTAGCAGAACTCAAAGGAGATACCCTCAAAGCCATTCGTTATTATCGAGCAGCCATTCGCCAATTAAAAGACAAAGGCGAATTGGCGGATGTGAACATTGCTTTTGCCAATTTTTATAGCAAGAATGAGCAAGATTCTATGGCTGCTATTTATTTTACAGATGCTTTAAAAATTGATTTGGAACAGATCGAACAAAATTATACCAACTTATCTGAAAAGGAACGTTTGTTATTTCTTGCTCCAATCGCCAAACGCATTAACCTATTTTTTAATTTTGTAGTAGAACATCCTGATAGCAATTTAATTTTAACTGCGTTTAATGCTCATCTGATGGTTAAAGGCTTGGCTTTAGAAACTTCCACCAATCTGCAAAGTGTGTGTATGGCTACAGAAAACATTGCGATTCAGAATAAATGCCACCAGATGCAAGCGCTACGAAAGCAATTGGCAAAATCCACCGCTCTCCCACTTGATGTTCAAGACGAAATCAATGCCCAGATTGTATCACTAGAAAAAGAAATTGGAATTTCTAGCAAAGACCTCAGAGCTTTTTTTGGTAAAAACAATAAAAAATTAGATTTCAGCCAACTTCAAAAAATCTTATATGCTATGGAAACAGACGATAGCCTTGCTATAGCAATTGATTTTTTAGTCCTTAATGAGATAGACGAAAACGAGGAAGAACAAGCAATTTATTATGCTGCAATTGTCAATTCTCACACCAATCTACCACAGTTTGTTCGATTGGCAACCGAAGAAGAACTAGAAGATGTATTGGCACCTGATATTGCTCCCAATACCATTAATTATATTACAGACGAATTGGAAAGTAGGTACCTTTACGAATTAGTTTGGGAGCCCATTTTGCCTTATATAGACAGCAGCAAACGATTGCATATTTGCCCTACTGGGATGCTTAGTAAAATTGCTTTTGGTACCTTGCGAAGTAATGATTATACCCAACGGAGAATTATGGACGATTGGTCCATTCATTATTATAGTTCCTTTCGGGATTTGTTAACACCACAGATACATGAAACAGTAAAAGAGTCTGCCAATATTGGTTTGATTGGTGGTGTTGAGTTTACCTTTACCAAGCAAGAAACGGAACGGTTAGCAGAAAGTATTGGGATTCCTTCTATTGAGGTGGAAGAAGCCTTAGATCAGAAAGCCCAACCAACAGCCTATTCTAGAGGAAGCAGAGGAGAAGATTTTAATTATCTTCCTGGTACGTTAAAAGAGGTAAAAGCAATCAGTCAATTGTTCCCATCGGGGTGGGTGGTTCAATTATTAAGTGACACCTTAGCTACAGAAGAAAATTTGACCATTATGACCGATAATTCTCCTACTATTCTGCACATTGCCACTCATGGTTATTTCTTCCCTACGCCTCCCAAAGAAGACCACGAAAACGATCAGTGGTTGAGCAATTCCAAAAAAACGCAATCCTTGGAAGATAAAATTGCCAATTTGTCCAATCCCTTATTGCGTTCTGGCTTAGCCTTAGGAGGAATTAATAGAGTATGGAAAGGTGGGGAAGAAATCGAAGGGCTAGAAGATGGAATTCTTACTGCTTTGGAAGTGGCGAATATGGATTTGTTTAGAACCCAATTGGTGGTGCTTTCTGCCTGCGAAACAGGACGTGGAGATATTGATAACAATGAAGGGATTATGGGCTTGCGTAGAGCCTTCAAAACCGCTGGAGCCAAACAACTTATTATTAGTCTTTGGAAGGTCCCCGATCAGCAAACTTCTGAATTGATGCAGCTCTTTTACAAAGGGTATATCAATGGAAAGACCGCACACAAAGCCTTTGAACAAGCGCAACATATCATGCGAAAACGCTATAGAAATCCTTATTATTGGGCTGCTTTTTTATTAATTGAATAA
- a CDS encoding RDD family protein, with product MNQTSSNWQPMGYATFFQRVNAFVIDSLVFIPLNLLAEYNTFFLKNFLIVIFIALAWCVYKPVMEWKYGATLGKMVLKMRVVDDQMQGISLNQALLRFLPYFAVSLSALLSSYSLFHADGFQEVNNFTSLQDLQQEPSNGGGFLLSVFFFIFSATAIFFDEKKQAMHDRFSHTYCILIQNKASNN from the coding sequence ATGAATCAAACATCCTCTAATTGGCAACCAATGGGTTACGCTACTTTTTTTCAACGAGTCAATGCCTTTGTTATTGATTCTTTAGTTTTTATCCCCTTGAACCTATTAGCAGAGTATAATACTTTCTTTCTCAAAAACTTTTTGATTGTGATTTTTATCGCTCTAGCTTGGTGTGTTTACAAACCTGTTATGGAATGGAAATATGGAGCAACTCTTGGCAAAATGGTCCTTAAAATGCGAGTGGTAGACGATCAAATGCAAGGCATTTCATTGAACCAAGCATTACTGCGTTTTTTGCCTTACTTTGCGGTAAGTCTAAGCGCCTTGTTATCGAGTTATAGCCTATTTCATGCCGATGGGTTTCAAGAAGTAAACAACTTTACAAGCCTTCAAGACTTGCAACAAGAACCTTCTAATGGTGGTGGTTTTCTTCTTTCTGTCTTCTTTTTTATTTTCTCAGCTACGGCTATCTTTTTTGATGAAAAAAAACAAGCCATGCACGACCGTTTTAGCCATACTTATTGCATTCTTATTCAAAACAAAGCAAGCAATAACTAA
- a CDS encoding GNAT family N-acetyltransferase, which translates to MTTLDKNQIKYRLARPSDALCLSVLFRQVYMHNYAIEGISADFSRFIVQQFAVDKIEQKIQNTPNCMLVAEYKNNLAGVAEIEYNKKCPVGDLVAPELNKLYVLECFTGLGVGHQLLDNVEQQLQQQGHAELWLWVYAINDRAIRFYERKNYQWIGNAFFELEGVNYENKVMHKNLTTASKLLPHDQTSLKNR; encoded by the coding sequence ATGACAACCTTAGACAAAAACCAAATTAAATATCGGCTTGCACGCCCTTCTGATGCCTTATGTTTATCGGTCTTATTCCGACAAGTTTATATGCACAACTATGCCATTGAAGGAATATCTGCGGATTTTTCACGGTTTATTGTTCAACAATTTGCAGTGGATAAAATTGAACAAAAAATACAAAATACGCCCAACTGTATGTTGGTAGCTGAGTATAAAAATAATTTGGCTGGTGTTGCCGAAATTGAATACAACAAAAAATGCCCTGTTGGCGATTTAGTTGCTCCTGAATTAAATAAATTATATGTTTTAGAATGTTTTACGGGCTTGGGAGTCGGGCATCAATTGCTCGATAATGTTGAACAACAGTTGCAACAGCAAGGACATGCTGAATTGTGGTTGTGGGTCTATGCAATTAATGATCGAGCCATTCGGTTTTATGAACGTAAAAATTATCAATGGATTGGCAATGCCTTCTTTGAGTTAGAAGGCGTCAATTATGAAAATAAAGTAATGCACAAAAACTTAACTACTGCTTCCAAACTCCTCCCCCATGACCAAACAAGCCTCAAGAACAGATAG
- a CDS encoding DUF1624 domain-containing protein codes for MTKQASRTDSIDLLRGFIMMLMALDHASAMIGRMHFSEFWGVPFGGYPDLAWWLTRFLSHLCAPGFFFLMGMSIFLFAQKRLASTWSNRQIHRYFLKRGAVILLLMFFLEFPAWGISMALKTGAPSGATGMVGMPGLAGSYFLIPTSVLYGLGGCMMIAGFLWRLQSWQLLSITVGSFVLSWWYISYSNPSLAFHPLEHFLLVPGKSPGAMVIYPIIPWLGITTFGMFWAQLLQKVPASIYKMSLFTGSSFILAFIGLRLVEWGNFSIANNDSWISFFTLVKYPPSITFALITCGINLVLLALFSKLSKRKWLQPVKVFGQTAMFFYIAHLYLYAFMGAAFRSGCDIKIMYLCWLIGLIILYFICQRFLTFKKGKPNDSLWRMI; via the coding sequence ATGACCAAACAAGCCTCAAGAACAGATAGCATAGATTTGCTGCGTGGATTTATTATGATGCTAATGGCTTTAGACCATGCCAGCGCAATGATTGGTCGCATGCACTTTAGTGAATTTTGGGGCGTTCCTTTTGGTGGTTACCCCGATTTAGCTTGGTGGTTGACTCGATTTTTAAGCCATCTTTGCGCCCCAGGTTTCTTTTTTTTGATGGGAATGAGCATTTTCCTATTTGCTCAAAAACGCCTAGCTTCTACATGGAGCAATCGGCAAATCCATCGTTATTTTTTGAAACGTGGAGCTGTCATTTTATTGCTCATGTTTTTTTTAGAATTCCCTGCATGGGGAATTAGCATGGCACTCAAAACAGGGGCACCTTCTGGCGCTACAGGAATGGTGGGAATGCCTGGTTTGGCGGGGAGTTATTTTCTTATTCCCACTTCTGTGCTGTATGGCTTAGGGGGCTGTATGATGATCGCTGGCTTTTTGTGGCGGCTCCAATCGTGGCAGTTATTAAGTATCACTGTAGGCAGCTTTGTTTTATCGTGGTGGTATATTAGTTATTCAAATCCTAGTTTGGCTTTCCATCCTTTAGAACACTTTCTACTCGTTCCTGGCAAATCGCCTGGTGCCATGGTTATTTATCCCATTATCCCTTGGTTGGGGATTACTACTTTTGGAATGTTTTGGGCGCAATTATTACAAAAAGTACCTGCCTCTATCTACAAAATGTCACTGTTTACAGGCAGCAGTTTCATCCTTGCTTTTATAGGGCTTCGTTTGGTAGAATGGGGCAACTTTAGCATTGCGAATAATGACAGTTGGATCAGCTTTTTCACCCTAGTAAAATACCCTCCAAGTATAACCTTTGCACTGATAACCTGTGGTATTAATCTCGTTCTGCTTGCTTTATTTTCTAAGCTTTCAAAACGCAAATGGCTACAGCCTGTGAAGGTTTTTGGACAAACAGCCATGTTCTTTTATATCGCCCATCTATACTTATATGCATTTATGGGAGCAGCATTTCGATCAGGCTGTGACATCAAAATCATGTATTTATGCTGGCTGATAGGCTTAATTATTTTGTATTTTATTTGTCAACGCTTTTTAACATTCAAAAAAGGAAAGCCCAACGATTCGCTTTGGCGAATGATCTAA
- a CDS encoding MOSC domain-containing protein → MLGKVVALSKRASHQISKINHTQLKLLEGIGVEGDVHAGKTVKHRSRVAIDPNQPNLRQVHLIHSELFEELLSKGFQISAGQMGENITTQGIKLLELPKDTLLYIGEQAIVKITGLRNPCHQLNGLQEGLLKAVLDKDEQGNLIRKAGIMGIVLRGGSIALDDVIRIELPPLPFLPLERV, encoded by the coding sequence ATGTTAGGAAAAGTAGTTGCGCTCAGCAAACGAGCAAGCCACCAAATTAGCAAAATTAATCACACTCAACTGAAATTACTAGAAGGAATTGGGGTTGAAGGAGACGTGCATGCAGGAAAAACCGTAAAGCACCGTTCACGGGTTGCTATTGATCCCAACCAGCCCAATCTTCGCCAAGTTCACCTAATTCATAGTGAATTGTTTGAAGAACTGCTGTCCAAAGGATTTCAAATCAGTGCAGGACAAATGGGCGAAAATATTACCACCCAAGGGATTAAGTTACTTGAATTGCCTAAAGATACGTTATTATATATTGGTGAACAGGCAATTGTTAAAATAACGGGATTGCGCAACCCTTGCCACCAGTTAAATGGCTTACAAGAGGGCTTGCTCAAGGCTGTTTTAGACAAAGATGAACAAGGAAACCTTATTCGAAAAGCTGGAATTATGGGGATTGTATTGCGAGGTGGTTCCATAGCATTAGATGATGTGATACGCATTGAACTGCCTCCTCTCCCTTTTCTTCCCTTAGAACGAGTTTGA
- a CDS encoding GNAT family N-acetyltransferase: protein MHQTERLMMLPFAPEHFNHLLDLFCNNKKVMTSALKGRVLSLKEFLRLLSEQFILSPKDDNGFLCLFNRQNHQFVGVTGLLACHYLEQKDWEFGFILHQDYWGKGLATEIGNFWIDYAKNNKQLSRILATTRPDNHLSKKVLKKLRMQEQKTIFIKDRGQRLVFVKDL, encoded by the coding sequence ATGCACCAAACAGAACGCTTAATGATGCTTCCCTTTGCCCCTGAGCATTTTAACCACTTATTGGATTTATTTTGTAACAATAAAAAAGTAATGACATCTGCTCTAAAAGGCAGGGTACTTTCCCTAAAAGAATTCTTACGGTTGTTGTCCGAGCAATTTATTTTATCGCCTAAGGACGACAACGGTTTTCTTTGTCTCTTTAATCGCCAAAACCATCAATTTGTAGGGGTCACTGGCTTGTTAGCCTGCCATTATTTAGAACAAAAAGATTGGGAATTTGGCTTTATCCTTCATCAGGATTATTGGGGTAAGGGGCTTGCTACAGAAATTGGAAATTTTTGGATCGATTATGCCAAAAATAATAAACAACTAAGCAGAATATTGGCAACGACTCGCCCTGACAATCATTTGTCTAAAAAGGTTCTAAAAAAACTACGTATGCAAGAACAAAAAACCATTTTTATCAAAGATAGAGGGCAACGATTAGTGTTTGTAAAAGATCTATAA
- a CDS encoding AAA family ATPase: protein MKQSTALHLLKSGKNVFLTGSAGAGKTYVLNQYIQYLKERRVPIAVTASTGIAATHMNGMTIHAWAGIGVRTHLTQKDLEFMKTKKYLRDKLEAAKVLIIDEISMLHKTQLDMVNQVLKFFKGNNYAFGGIQVIFSGDFFQLPPVGVQTENNREKFAFMSKAWLEAKLAICYLTEQHRQEGGKLDGILNEIRSASISPESIRLLEQAKNTHFEEGWEPPMLYSHNHDVNRTNNQHLRALSGKTNTFEASTKGNKKLVDLLKNSVRAATSLYLKVGAKVMFVKNNYEQGYINGTLGKVIAYSADNFPIVELNNGQQITAEPVQWSIEDDLGKSLASFEQIPIRLAWAITVHKSQGMTLDCAKIDLSRTFEKGQGYVALSRLKNLDGLQLSGFNETALQVDSLAFKADKRFQELSAQIEKVDIKELEKRALSFIKHCGGLTDPEEIQRYNKKKKEKKKKKKATHLISKELVEQGWSIQQIAAERGLTASTITGHIAKLHELFPQLDLSAYSPSSAILNRVQTAYNTVVAANHPEQVRPDGSVSSKALYETMNQEIGYTDIKLALIFINK from the coding sequence ATGAAACAATCAACCGCCTTACATTTGTTAAAATCAGGCAAAAATGTGTTTTTGACAGGCTCTGCGGGGGCTGGTAAGACCTATGTGCTCAATCAGTATATCCAATACCTCAAAGAGCGCCGAGTTCCTATTGCCGTAACTGCTTCAACAGGTATTGCTGCTACGCATATGAATGGCATGACCATACATGCTTGGGCTGGTATTGGCGTTCGTACTCACCTAACCCAAAAGGATTTGGAGTTTATGAAAACCAAGAAATATTTACGGGATAAATTAGAGGCTGCCAAAGTTTTAATTATTGATGAAATTTCAATGTTGCATAAGACGCAATTGGATATGGTCAATCAAGTATTGAAATTTTTTAAAGGAAACAATTATGCTTTTGGGGGAATCCAAGTAATTTTTTCAGGTGATTTTTTTCAACTGCCTCCTGTTGGGGTACAAACAGAAAATAATCGAGAAAAATTTGCCTTTATGTCCAAGGCTTGGTTAGAGGCTAAATTAGCGATTTGTTACCTCACCGAGCAGCATCGCCAAGAAGGTGGTAAGTTAGACGGCATCTTAAATGAAATTCGCAGTGCTAGTATCTCTCCTGAATCTATCCGCCTGTTAGAGCAAGCTAAAAATACGCACTTTGAAGAAGGTTGGGAACCTCCAATGTTATACAGCCACAATCACGATGTTAATCGTACCAATAATCAACACCTTAGGGCTTTGTCTGGCAAAACAAACACTTTTGAGGCAAGTACTAAAGGGAATAAAAAATTGGTGGATTTGCTAAAAAATTCTGTTCGAGCAGCAACTTCTTTGTATCTAAAAGTAGGTGCCAAAGTAATGTTTGTTAAAAACAATTATGAACAGGGCTATATCAATGGGACGTTGGGGAAAGTTATCGCTTATTCGGCGGATAATTTTCCAATTGTAGAACTTAACAATGGGCAACAAATCACTGCGGAGCCTGTACAATGGTCTATTGAGGACGATCTCGGAAAATCACTGGCTTCCTTTGAACAAATTCCCATTCGGTTAGCTTGGGCCATAACCGTACACAAAAGCCAAGGTATGACGCTTGATTGTGCCAAAATAGATTTGAGTCGCACTTTTGAAAAAGGACAAGGCTATGTTGCTCTATCTAGGCTCAAAAACTTAGATGGGCTACAACTTTCTGGTTTTAATGAAACGGCATTGCAGGTAGATAGTTTGGCCTTCAAAGCCGATAAACGCTTTCAAGAACTGTCTGCACAAATAGAAAAAGTTGACATCAAAGAACTCGAAAAAAGAGCCCTAAGTTTTATCAAACATTGTGGTGGGCTGACTGACCCTGAAGAAATTCAGCGATACAACAAGAAGAAAAAGGAAAAAAAGAAAAAGAAAAAAGCAACACATTTAATTAGTAAAGAATTGGTTGAACAAGGTTGGAGTATCCAACAAATTGCCGCAGAACGTGGATTAACAGCTAGTACGATCACTGGACATATTGCCAAACTCCATGAGTTGTTCCCCCAATTGGATTTATCAGCATATAGCCCTTCTAGTGCTATTCTCAACAGGGTACAAACGGCTTATAATACCGTAGTGGCTGCCAATCATCCTGAACAAGTACGCCCTGATGGTTCTGTCAGTTCTAAAGCTCTGTATGAAACAATGAACCAAGAAATTGGCTATACTGACATTAAGTTGGCTTTGATCTTTATTAATAAATAG
- a CDS encoding Fic family protein encodes MKLVDIITKMDQLKDQLDNLRPIREDYLHKLNQKLRLDWNYHSNSIEGNTLSMSETRSFILWGVTAKGKPFRDYLEMKGHNEALNQLYHIVHQEIKITESIIKDLHKKILVEPYLDSNAEITPGDWKKIPNYLYSPTGERIDFAPPEDVPKLMSNLINWLNNHIAPPKRKKKKYDLHPLLIAAGFHSQFIKIHPFGDGNGRMSRILTNLILMLCGYVPAIIKLEKRNEYYTAINTSSLDNPENLAIHLGLATIHSLEIAIKAAKGENIEEPDDLDKQLSLLENKINNTGAEIKKLKSLATLKEFGDNNLILIASKFMTIHKKFSKFYINSFFEIKYTTKIPIEKDEYGGVDTDEFGDVLYQESTLSTSINPQNIKNKLIHAVKNSSQFLMLDVQDSRNAILFSYNFGTFARTEVSTFDYVINLSISFDKTHFIITTQTGEKHAFLYHIELQEEDLDNIIKKDANQHLKFIQNKIEN; translated from the coding sequence ATGAAATTAGTCGATATTATAACAAAAATGGATCAGCTAAAAGATCAACTGGATAATTTAAGACCGATAAGGGAAGATTACTTACATAAATTGAATCAAAAATTGAGACTCGATTGGAACTACCATTCAAATAGCATTGAAGGGAATACATTATCCATGTCAGAAACCAGATCCTTCATTCTCTGGGGAGTCACAGCCAAAGGGAAACCATTTAGGGATTACTTGGAAATGAAGGGGCATAATGAGGCACTAAATCAACTGTACCATATCGTTCATCAAGAAATAAAAATTACAGAAAGTATCATTAAAGATTTGCACAAAAAAATTCTAGTTGAACCCTATCTTGATTCTAATGCAGAAATTACTCCAGGAGATTGGAAAAAAATCCCCAATTATCTTTATTCTCCAACTGGTGAAAGGATAGATTTTGCTCCTCCTGAAGATGTACCTAAACTAATGAGCAATTTAATTAATTGGCTAAACAATCATATTGCTCCTCCTAAAAGAAAGAAAAAAAAATACGATTTACATCCACTTCTTATCGCAGCGGGATTTCACAGTCAATTCATTAAAATACATCCATTTGGTGATGGAAATGGAAGAATGTCTCGAATACTTACTAATTTAATATTAATGTTGTGCGGATATGTTCCTGCTATAATAAAGTTAGAAAAAAGAAATGAATACTATACTGCTATCAATACTAGCAGTTTAGACAATCCTGAAAATTTAGCAATTCACTTAGGCTTGGCAACTATTCATTCATTAGAAATTGCTATAAAAGCTGCCAAAGGAGAAAACATCGAAGAACCTGACGACTTAGATAAACAATTGTCTTTATTAGAGAACAAAATCAATAACACGGGTGCCGAAATAAAAAAATTAAAAAGTCTTGCAACCCTTAAAGAATTTGGAGACAACAACTTGATATTAATAGCTTCTAAGTTTATGACTATTCACAAAAAATTTAGCAAGTTCTATATTAATAGTTTTTTTGAAATAAAATACACTACTAAAATCCCCATAGAAAAAGACGAGTATGGAGGTGTTGATACAGATGAATTTGGAGATGTTCTTTATCAAGAAAGTACCCTATCTACTTCTATCAATCCACAAAACATAAAAAATAAGCTTATTCATGCTGTTAAAAATTCATCCCAGTTTTTAATGTTAGATGTTCAGGATAGCAGAAATGCCATTCTATTTTCCTATAATTTTGGCACCTTTGCCAGAACGGAAGTATCTACCTTTGATTATGTAATTAACCTTAGCATTTCATTTGATAAAACTCACTTTATAATTACAACTCAAACGGGGGAAAAACATGCTTTTTTATATCATATTGAACTACAAGAGGAGGATCTAGATAATATTATTAAAAAAGATGCCAACCAGCATCTTAAATTCATCCAAAACAAAATAGAAAATTAA